GCTTACCTGAGTATTACACCTTGCAACTTTTGTTAACTCAGTGCTCGAATGATGTTATCCTAACACTCGGAAATCCCCAACAATTGAAActgataattttttgaaatatgtgTTTCATGGTGCACCGTGCAAGATTGTAGTAGTAATTTTCCCTAAAGGACCTTCAGCCACATTTTGATCTAACATGTTTTTGCTACTGCGGTCATTGCTTGATGAATAAACTTCATGAATGGACACTAACAGGCCCTGAAGACTTTGGAAGACATTTTAGACAAGACGATAGAAATAGTGGGAGACATTGATCATGCTTCACAGGAAGATACACCCTCAATGAATGGAGCTGGAATCCGATTGTTCAGGCGTGCTCCGCCAGGGATTGTATTTGATCACAcaggtaaaagaaaagaaaatctcTAGCATGTAAGTTGATGATTGTTACGTCTGCtcatatttgtttgttgtttgcttaacattcttaaatttcaaatttgaatgtattaaaaagaaaagaacattGACCAACCTTGTTTAATAGAATAGAAGGCTAAGCTTGATACTGTGTTAACTCGCTTGCACTTATGGGATAAAAAGTTATTAGATGCATAATGGAAAAGTCATGCCACAGTGTTCccatacttattcttaataaatGAAAATGTCTTAAGCCATGCTGGCGGGAAGAGCCAGACCAATTTCTAAATTCTAACAGCGACTGGCGTTGCTTCATCCTAAATTTCCAGGCTATCGTTTAGATGTCGAATTTTTGTTTCACCTACTCTTTCATCGCTTTAGTAGAGATGTTAACACTTAACAGAAACTAACAAAAGGAATAATCTGTTGAATGACTCCCTTAAATGTTGATGGGGTTTCCatcagaaaatatttttgaggaGTCAAGTGACCAAACCACAGAAATTTTGGGGGTGGGGGGTTTGTTAGTGTGTTTCACTTTACTTACTAGACTAATATGATTGGAATTAATTTGTTCTGATGGTCACTACTTAGATGGAGAAAGTCAAGGATGTGATTGAAAGGAATGATGAAAATTGCATAAGCTTATGGAGTAAGCACACAAATATATTAGGCATATAGTGGGGGGAACAGATAAGCGGACATGAACTTGAACTTCTCTTTTTTCcgattttattttgattaagggGGCAGGGAAAGGATGAGTGTCGTGAACTAACTGTACTTAGATAAATCCACAGCGGAATGAATTCATTGCCCAATGAACTTACAGGAGGGAGAATTCGGTGAATGGGGTGGGTTTTAATCACTTTGCCTCCTTCTCCGCCTGAACACATTGCTATCAGAGCAACTATAGCTGCATATTGTTGAGATGATGCACAGTGTAGATGTCAGTAGTAAGACTAAAGTCTAAAACTAAGCGTTAATTTCCCTGCATTGTTGCTAGATGAACTCCAAGAACCCAGAAAGAAACCAAGAATTCGTCCTGGGAAGGAGTTTGAGGAGAACTCAAAAGAGGTTTGTCTTTTCTACTTTTCGTTTTGATTCATCGTAGGTgaaatcttttattttgtactCTCTGTCCAACTCCACTGTTTTGTTATTTCACCTTCTCACTCGTCCCATTATGGTTGCCACAGTTCAAAAACCAAATCAAGTCCATTGCTGTTGATGGGATGGATATTTTAGCTGCATCTAAAAATGCTTGCCAGAAATCATTGGCCAGACTAGAAGCAAGAGAAGCAGCAGCTAAAGCAGCTTctaaaagagaggaagaaagaGTTGcagcattaaaaaaaattaggggGGAGAGATGGCTCCCTTCTATGGCCAGAGATATGCAGTCAAGGCTTCAACGACGTTGACACCTGTAGATGGACTATGCTTCCATTATTCAGCACTCATCTTTCATTTCTCTTACTCTTTAAAGTTTCTATTGTTCATCTCAGCCTGTGTTTTATGTTAGGCTACCTGAGCCGGTGTCTTTGTCAGGTCCAGAAAAAGGCATAGCCACTGTTTCTGtgttgccaaaaaaaaaaaaaaagctctTTCTGATTAAATTGATTAGACATTTCTGTATTGAAGTTAAAAGGTCTGGTTATTGGTACAGCCATTGGCAAACAATGGTGTCAAGGCACAGCATTTCTTCATTCATTTCCAACTGAAGATCACCTGTGTTATTAGTGAATGCCAGCCAGTGATTCTTTGGTCTGTATAATGTGTCTAGCGTTCTTATTATTACATCAGAATATCAGACCTTATTAAGTACCATGAGAATATTAATCACTTTGTCAAGCTTTGATGAGAAGGCCATATAACAGggtaaaagaaatgaaaattcaTTCTTCCATGTTTTTTTTGGAAAGAATTAGCTGTGCAGACCTGACAAGCCCTCAATTTACTTGTAGATACAAACAAGAAGCTTAAAACACGTGAAACTTTTAAGTGTACAATCTCAACTAAATAACTCTTCTTCTATTGTTATCATCACCATTACAAGGACAAATCAGAGACAGCCAAAAGAATCTCAGAAAACATGAACATAAGGAATTGAGCCTCTTAATCATTGGTTAATACAAAGCCACCTAGAAATAATCTCCACCTGCTGATCCTTCAATGAGTAATCATCAACACTCATGGTGTAAATACCCACTAAATCTCCCTTTATTCTTCTCAGCAGAAACTGCACCATGGGATGCTGCAACTCAAGGACAAAAAAAGCCCTCCAAATAGGCTGTGGCATTGCAGCAATTCTCTTAATTATTCTTCTTGTAGTTGCCATTACTCTGTATTTCACTATCCTTAAGCCAAAAAGTCCAAAAGTCACAACTAAGTCTGTCACATTAGAGTCAGTAAGATTAGAGCCATTTCCAGCATTTCACCTCAACATAACAATTGGTCTAATCCTCACCATCCATAACAGGAATTATGGTAGCTTCAAGTATGACAGTAGCAGAGCTTATGTGACTTATCACGGAGATCCAGCAGCAGAAGCACCAATTGAAGCAGACACCATTCCAGCCAGAGCAGATCATGATGTGAACACAACTGTGCTAATTGATTCAGATGGTTTCTCTAAGAATCCTAATTTCTTAGGAGATCTATTTTCTGGTTGCTTGAATTTTACTTCATCAACCGCTTTACATGGGAAGGTCACTGTATGGAAAGTCTTGAAGCTCAAAGCCAGAACAGTTAGCACCTGTGACATCTCAGTTTTCACCAAATTCCAGAATGCAACTTCTGTATGCAAATCCAAAATTAAGTTCTGATTTTTGTTTATTCATTATTCTGCTATTCTTTTGTCTATTTGTTCTCTGTCAACTGGTTAGATGAAGAATCCATATCAATAAAATAGCAAGAGCCCATGTTTGATTTGAAAACCAAACCTCAATTCTGGGTCTTGTTTTTAGAAACTAAACATCGGGATTAGCTTCACTTGAACAAGATTCGAGGTAAGGGGATACTCCCAAACTTTAGGTGTGTTTGGGGTTTCTAGAGACAAGTTTAGAAGACAAAGTATGTATTTTGGATTGGCTCATGAATGCAATGCTTGTTTCTGCGATCAGATCCTAGCCTTGTATAATCTACTCAATCAACATTTATGCTTCCTTAAGATCTCTCGAAATCTCGCTTGAAGATAGGTCATGAGCAGTTGAGCTTTCAGGTATCCTTTTTTGTCCAAGTATGACATCACTACATCACTACAGTTAAGCTTTCAGGTATCCCTTTTTGTCCAAGTATGACATCACTACATCAGCCAAGTCATTAGGAGAATCACACAGCCCTTGGTTCTGACGCAACACTATCTGCACAACAAAGACCAGATATAATTAGACTTTAGAGAAGAAGCCATGATGCAATTGAGCCCACATCCAAAGAAAGTTGAGTCTCAATGGCATAAACTGCACGATTGAAAGACCAGATATAACTTTAGGACAAGCCCCTAAAGTTAGAAAATGTTGATTATCTGAATAGTGACAATTACTGAATATATGAGCCACCACTCAATCCTCAAATTAATATAGCATGTCAAATTAGTTTAAGCAAGAAGAGAGACTTGTCTTACCTCTGATTTCAGCGGTGGCTCATATGGATCATCAATACCAGTAAAACCTGCAAATTGCCAAAATCCCATATTATAATCACCTTCAAGAGCTAAGATCAACCAAATGCTACAAAAATGAAATCAGCAGAGGAGAGAGGGATCTCCTGCCTACAGCAGCAGGGACACAAAAGTTCAAGTAACAGGTAACTTAACAGCTAAGAGAGAAGCAAACCCAGTTCACTTTCTTTCTCAAAATTAATCTAATTCGTTAGTGTAAGAGTGTATAAAAGTATACAACAAGATACTTCCTAGTTCACAAAAGCAACAGATGCCAAGCTAACAGATAGAACCTTTTATCTTTCCTGCTCGAGCTAGCTTATACAATCCCTTAGGGTCCCTTGTCTCACATACATGTAGGGGAACATCCATGAAAACCTAAAAATTAGCCAACTCAATCAGCTGTTTAGATATGTCAAACAAGCAAGGTGTCACTTGAGAAGCTAATCCATTGGGTACCATTCCTTCTACAAACCTCAATGAAATCCCCTTCAGGTAGTAAAGCACGGCAGGCATCTCGCTCTTCTCTGTAGGGAGATATCAAACTGGCAATGCAAATAACTCCAGCATCCACAAAAAGCTTAGCCACTTCCCctgtaaaataattatttgcaaTTGTTAGATCCCAGAAGGAACAATATGATGGCTTTGAAATGTGGAGAAGGTAGAAACCAACCGATCCGCCTTATATTTTCTGCCCGATCTTCAGCTGCAAAACTAAGGTCACGATTTAGACCATGGCGAACATTATCACCATCAAGGATGTAAGTGAGTTTTCCTCTAGCATGTAAACCGCGACCTAGAGCACATGCCACAGTGCTCTTCcctgaaaaatatttaatatttaaaaatgtaAATCAGGAAGTGCCAACTTATAGACTGAAGACATAAACCAGGCAATACGAGCAATAAGGATAATTGTACTGCTTGatgcctcctccttctcctttttttttctttggggagggggggggggcatAATGTGTTCATactaataaaatagaaaaaataaagaatttaagCAATCTCAAGAGAACAAAATAACTCATCGCATATTAAGATGTTTTGCCACAATCATTCCATGTGCTTCCTTATGTCTACACTCATAATAACTTTAATGTTTGAATTCAACTAGGCAGTTTGAAATTGCAATCACGTGAACCATTTGAATGCTGACATGTTTGACACACTGTTTTCCATTATTTTAGCTACAACTCCAGGATTTCAGATAATTATTCCCTTGTCTACTGATGAATGGATTCTTAAACAAAATTCTGGTAGGATAAATATCCAAAATCTTATACTCATATGATCCTGTCATTTCTTAATGTTGTAGTGTCAGAACAGCTAAGCATGAAGTAGAGAACATAAGACTGCAGGAGTATACTATTACTGAGTGCTGATCTAAGATCTTCAAGAAGCAATACAGTTAGCAGACTTCCACAATCAACCATCTAATAACTAAGAAATCATAACCAAATATTAACGTGCTACTGCAAATGAAGGGATCATTACAAAATCCCTGAATGTGATACAACTAAAGACAGCCTAATCTTTGTTTTTATGAGTAAGCCTAATCTTATGATCTACAAAAGCATCTTTGAATTCTGCTAGTTTCAGATGAATCCATTGACCAAGGCTGAAAGGGAAAAAAGAACAAGTAAATAGAAAAAACACTATCTAATTAGTACttcaaaatcaattaaatattAGATTGCAACATTTCTtggtttaaattttgaattttcatttAGACCCACAGTATGTTGGAAAAATAACTTATGGAGAAACTAGAAATGTTTTTGTTGGTAACAGAATGGAAGTTTAAAGCATTTCAGACTTGTGCAGTTTTCTGAAATATCATATGCATGTacagaaaacaaaacaaaaccaaGAAAATACAGAAAAGGACAGTACATCATATGGAAAAAAGTATCTGCAAGAATACAAAGTGACAGAGAGTTGTGGAAAATTTGATAGCTGGTATGAGCTTATGGGATGTGAAACAAACCTGAACCACTGAGACCAGTTATCCATACAACACAACCCCTTTGCTGAAGCAACTCCTGTCTGTCACTTTTCTCTACAGAGCATTTGTGCCAAACAATGTTTGTTGAATTCCCTTTTGTAGAAATCAGGGGTATACCTTTACCTAATTAGATTATTCGGCTCATCAGTAACTTTAACTTTTTTTACGCTCAAATTACATTAGATACTTCCACTAAAAATAATAAGCCACAAGTAAAGAGTACCCGTTTGTCTCTTGCACATAAGCAAGAAAAGATATGTCCAAACAATCTAAGATAAAACGAAAGGTAAACAACTTCTGATACTTCTACAGGATACAAGAGGAAATAGCAATATGAGCCAGGAATCAGAATTTCACAGTGCTTCCATAAAAAGAGAGATTCAAGATTTAAAGCCACCGGCCACGGGCATGATTGCTAATTGCACCAACTACTTTTTCATGATAATGGATTCAGAGTTCAGATCATAGTTAAATATTCATTGTTAAATTTCTTAACTAAATGTAGTTTCGAATCCAAAACAGTAACATCGCGCATATTCCATAATAGATTAGCAGTTACAGATGTAATGTGCCTCAAGAAAACGGAGAAAAATATTACataaagtaaaattttaaaaggaGGGAGAATATCAATACCAGAAAAGCCAAGAAAATCGTTTCCGCTCATTTCATCGTTTGAATTGTATCCTGGCTGATGAGAACTTCGGATTTTTCCGATGATATGAACCGTTGTAGAAGTCTCTGTTTTCCTTACAGGAGTTATGAAGGTGGTTTTCATCTCGACACCGGTAATGTTGAAGCCCAATGACTTAGCTTTGCAATTACACGCCGGTAGCTTCAAAATCCGTAACTTCATCGACGCACAGGAAGATTCCGACTGAGGACGACAAATCAACGAACAGTTTCCGGTGGAAGTCATCATGAAG
The sequence above is a segment of the Solanum dulcamara chromosome 11, daSolDulc1.2, whole genome shotgun sequence genome. Coding sequences within it:
- the LOC129873053 gene encoding uncharacterized protein LOC129873053 codes for the protein MGGDRSRSTSSSSSSSEEDGDADWRAAIDSVAATTTFGKTTGKVLSSATATNGESVAHPFQEDEIDTIQPRKLKHYQIKALKTLEDILDKTIEIVGDIDHASQEDTPSMNGAGIRLFRRAPPGIVFDHTDELQEPRKKPRIRPGKEFEENSKEFKNQIKSIAVDGMDILAASKNACQKSLARLEAREAAAKAASKREEERVAALKKIRGERWLPSMARDMQSRLQRR
- the LOC129872737 gene encoding uncharacterized protein LOC129872737, coding for MGCCNSRTKKALQIGCGIAAILLIILLVVAITLYFTILKPKSPKVTTKSVTLESVRLEPFPAFHLNITIGLILTIHNRNYGSFKYDSSRAYVTYHGDPAAEAPIEADTIPARADHDVNTTVLIDSDGFSKNPNFLGDLFSGCLNFTSSTALHGKVTVWKVLKLKARTVSTCDISVFTKFQNATSVCKSKIKF
- the LOC129873052 gene encoding adenylyl-sulfate kinase 3 yields the protein MMTSTGNCSLICRPQSESSCASMKLRILKLPACNCKAKSLGFNITGVEMKTTFITPVRKTETSTTVHIIGKIRSSHQPGYNSNDEMSGNDFLGFSGKGIPLISTKGNSTNIVWHKCSVEKSDRQELLQQRGCVVWITGLSGSGKSTVACALGRGLHARGKLTYILDGDNVRHGLNRDLSFAAEDRAENIRRIGEVAKLFVDAGVICIASLISPYREERDACRALLPEGDFIEVFMDVPLHVCETRDPKGLYKLARAGKIKGFTGIDDPYEPPLKSEIVLRQNQGLCDSPNDLADVVMSYLDKKGYLKA